GCCGTACTCCTATTCTCCACCCTGCAGGCAGCCTCGGCCCTCAAAACCGAGATAATCTACACAGGTACAGGGGGAGATGTGACAAAGAACTACTACATAGAGAAGTACACCCCCAGGACCCAGGTGACTTCAGAGGTGTTCCAGGCGGCCAGGAGGGGGACACCCATGTTCACCTTTGGAGATGGTGGGGGTAAGAAGGTCATGATAGTCGCTGGGGTCCATGGGAATGAACTCCCGGCATCCATAGCTGCTGTTAAACTCATAAACTACCTGTCAGGCAAGAAGATCAGGGGCACGGTCTACGTTGTGCCCTTCCTCATACCATCATCCACCGCGAGAACTTCCAGGTACTGGAATGGTAAGAACCCCAACAGCATAGCAAATATCAGGGGCACACCCACAAACAGGATACTCCAGATTGCACTTTCAAGGGACGTGGATGCGGTTGGCGACTTCCACTCAACAAGGCCCGGTGGAGTGCCAGGGAAAACATCCATCCTCTGCACACGGATCCCAACCTATGAAAGCTACAGGATGGCATACTACATGAGCCGTTACAGTGGGTCCGCCTTCATACCTGCCCAGGTTGCAGGTAAGGATTACCCGAGAGCCCTTGAGGATGTATGCAACCTTGCAGGTATCCCTGCAGTGACGGCTGAGGTTAAATCCCCCCATGGTTATGTTGCATCTGGAAGTGTCACAAAATCCTACACCCAGATGATGGGCTTCTTAAAGTACAATGGGATCGTCTGATTCCCTATAAGGGTTCAGCATCCCCCCTTTTGTCGTAAAAAATTTTCATTTTTTCCTTTGAAAAGATTTTGAGCTTCTAAAATATCCATCTCTTTAATGGTGGAGATTTTTGCTGTCTTTTGAACGGTCCTTTTCTGACGGAACTCTCTCCTGTGGTGGGAAGGAGTGGGCTTGCTCTTTTTTTGAACAGTCTTTTTCTGATGAACCTCTCTCCACAGCACTGTCAAAAAATGAGATTCATGTGATGAGGTCCTTTACGAACTCCACCACAGTATCAATCAGGCCCTTACCAACCTTCACAGAGGATGGGAACACCATCCGGCTCCTGTCTGTGTGGTTCTGGATTATCTGTGCAAACATGGCCGTGTACTCATCCCTGCCGATCCTATCAGCACCAACCTGCACATATGATGGGAGCCTGCCATTACTCCTGGTGAACTCATAGACCCTCCTTGCAACGTCACGGTACCCTGCCCTTGACAGTGTCCCGGTGTAGGTGTTACTGGATGATGGGGCATCGGATATCCTCGTGGTGTTCTTCCTTACAGGGAGGCCTGCAATGTACTGTGATGCAAGGTAGACCCATTCCTGCCTGGGCATCACAGTGGCCTCTCCCCTGACTATCCTCTGGGCATCTGTGGATAGGGTTGTGGGGTCAATCTCATGCCTTGCCACGTACCTGGAGGTGTCCATATCCCCAAGGTGCTCCCCATCTGCAGAGTAGGCATATTCAATCAGCTTCATGGCTGTGAGGTGTATCTGCTCATCACTGCTGAAGCTCCTGGGTTCTATGAGGAGTATGCCCGCATCCCTGAGGAATCTGGAGGGCTCATTTATCCCTGCGAAGTAGGGGCTGGAGAAGTTGTCGTCCCAGGCCCTTGGAAGGTATCCAGTCGCTGAAAGTTTGAGGCTTCCATAGTTCACATAGACGATACCATCAAGTCCACTGGCATAGGATCTCAGGTACCCCCTCTTCACCCCTGAGACAACACCATACATTGTACCGGGACATGCCGCGGCAATGTAAACAGCCAGCGAACCCTTAGGGGCGTTCTTAATCGCCCTGTCAGCCTCTCCTGGAGCAGGTGACTTCTCATCGACAATGACCCTTGCTGAACCACCTATCTCGGCCCTTATGGACTCCATGAGGCTCCTTCCATCCACACCACTGAGCCTGTCAGAGCTTATGTAGATGGTTTCGAGGTCCCTGGAAGCGTAGCGGTTCATTATAACCGATGTTGTGGGGTACCCTGAGGACCATAGGGAGGTCCCGTTAACCCTCACTCCTGTTGAGGTACTGTAATATGCCCTGGTCTTCCAGATTGTCATGGCAACCGGTAGAAGCGTCCCCGGCGCTGAGACCCGCTGTGGGGATGCTGGCTGAACAGCGCTGAGGGTTGCAGAGTCACTTCCATACCAGACCCGCCTCCAGGGTATTCCAATACCCCTCAGGGACGAGGAGGGTATTGCTGAAGGGGATGCACATATGATTATACTCCTGGGCTTTAAACGTTTTATCTCTGTCCTGGTGGCTGATGGTAATGTTTTACCGGCTAATAGGAGGGGCGCATCATTCTTTATTGCAATGTATGCTGCTGAAATGTCTGACCCCGTCCCCAGGACAACAACGTCGCTCCGGCTCCAGTAACGTGCAAGTGTGGATGTCCTCGCCGGGATCCGGGTCCCATTCACCCCCACGTCACCAACAACCACAGGGCTCTGGCCCCTGAGGTACTTCATCACGGACTTCTCAGGGGTGTGGCTGCTGATTATCAGCCGGCCATCTGTATGGGCCGCGGCGGGTGCAGTTATGATGGCATGGGAAGGATCCGTTACAAAAACAGCTGCAGATGCAGGTGAAACCAAAAGGAGTAACGCCATCAGCATGACAGTTAACTTCACTCTCATCCTTCCCAGAACTCTTACCGTGTTCTGGATGACCTGGAGGTTGCAATGGTATTCATATCTCATGCTATCACTCCTAGAACTGTGACTCGATCTCATCGGCCTCAATGAGGCGTTCACAGTAGTAGCAGCGTAGCAGAACAGGTTCCTTTGAGATGACATAGAAACGGTTCTCAACACCCTCGTCACTGTTTGTGATGCAGTTGGGGTTCGGACATCTCAGGATGCCCCTGACCTCCTCCATGAGCCTCACCTTGGCCTTCTCAACAATCTTATAGTCCCTTACAATGTTTATTGTGGCCCTGGGGGCTATCAGGGCTATCTGATCAACCTCTGAGGGTTTGAGTTCCCTGTTCTCTATTTTAACTATGTCCTTGGATCCGAGCTGGGAGGAATCCATGTTCATTGCAACCGTCACCTTGCTATGCCCATCAGGGAGTCCAAGGATGTTGAGGACATTCAGGGACCTGTTTGCAGTTATATGGTCAATAACGGTCCCGTTCCTTATTGGTTTGACCCTCAGTTCGAAGGGTTTCTTCATATCCATCCCTCCTGTGACATTGAAGGATACCTCCGGGATGACATCCCCCTGGATGCCATCATATCTGGAGGATATCCCTGTTTTAGGCGGTATCGGATGATCTCCTATTTTCTCATGGCAACGTTGAATGTTTCAATGAACCTGGCGTAGACTGGTCTTGTGATGAAGACCCCTATCAGGACACCGAGGACCGTTGTGAATGCAAAGCCGGCAAGGAGACCTATACCGGTGGCACCCCTTGAGAAGCCTATGTAGG
This region of Methanothermobacter thermautotrophicus genomic DNA includes:
- a CDS encoding pseudomurein-binding repeat-containing protein, giving the protein MRYEYHCNLQVIQNTVRVLGRMRVKLTVMLMALLLLVSPASAAVFVTDPSHAIITAPAAAHTDGRLIISSHTPEKSVMKYLRGQSPVVVGDVGVNGTRIPARTSTLARYWSRSDVVVLGTGSDISAAYIAIKNDAPLLLAGKTLPSATRTEIKRLKPRSIIICASPSAIPSSSLRGIGIPWRRVWYGSDSATLSAVQPASPQRVSAPGTLLPVAMTIWKTRAYYSTSTGVRVNGTSLWSSGYPTTSVIMNRYASRDLETIYISSDRLSGVDGRSLMESIRAEIGGSARVIVDEKSPAPGEADRAIKNAPKGSLAVYIAAACPGTMYGVVSGVKRGYLRSYASGLDGIVYVNYGSLKLSATGYLPRAWDDNFSSPYFAGINEPSRFLRDAGILLIEPRSFSSDEQIHLTAMKLIEYAYSADGEHLGDMDTSRYVARHEIDPTTLSTDAQRIVRGEATVMPRQEWVYLASQYIAGLPVRKNTTRISDAPSSSNTYTGTLSRAGYRDVARRVYEFTRSNGRLPSYVQVGADRIGRDEYTAMFAQIIQNHTDRSRMVFPSSVKVGKGLIDTVVEFVKDLIT
- the pyrI gene encoding aspartate carbamoyltransferase regulatory subunit, with amino-acid sequence MDMKKPFELRVKPIRNGTVIDHITANRSLNVLNILGLPDGHSKVTVAMNMDSSQLGSKDIVKIENRELKPSEVDQIALIAPRATINIVRDYKIVEKAKVRLMEEVRGILRCPNPNCITNSDEGVENRFYVISKEPVLLRCYYCERLIEADEIESQF
- a CDS encoding succinylglutamate desuccinylase/aspartoacylase family protein codes for the protein MKNSRIKLITLLFSAVLLFSTLQAASALKTEIIYTGTGGDVTKNYYIEKYTPRTQVTSEVFQAARRGTPMFTFGDGGGKKVMIVAGVHGNELPASIAAVKLINYLSGKKIRGTVYVVPFLIPSSTARTSRYWNGKNPNSIANIRGTPTNRILQIALSRDVDAVGDFHSTRPGGVPGKTSILCTRIPTYESYRMAYYMSRYSGSAFIPAQVAGKDYPRALEDVCNLAGIPAVTAEVKSPHGYVASGSVTKSYTQMMGFLKYNGIV